The genomic DNA ATATCAGTCCTTCATAAACCACAAAAAACACCGTCCCCTATCTGTCTTCTTCTATTAGTAAAACCCAAGATTTAAGTACTATAAGTACTGTTCCTCTGTCCGTGTCacaagtgcaaaatacaaaaatatcttGGAGATCATTAGAAGAGCCCAGTTAAATGTAAGATAAATTGGGATAAGACTTGGTTGTCTAACAGCACGAGTCTGTCAGTAACTGGAACCAAAGAGACAGGCTCcaacacaataataatattaataataatacatttacaaatatACATGAACACATTAAAAAGCACAGCTACTATACAATGAATGAGTCAGCATGTAGACATTGAAATAGAAATGCTTCTCTGCTGTTgcacttctttgttttgtgggaaAGAAAAGATTGGGTATAGGCTGTTTTCATGGCTGAGAGGGCATGGTCTAAACAGACCATGGCAAGACAAATGACATGAGTCACCTCTTCAATCTCTGACTTGGCATTTTGAGAATAACAGCGgctacaaaaagaaaatagatcCCAGatgatggacaaaaaaaaaaaaggaaaggggggGTATAAACTGATTTTTGGGACACTTACACAAGGAGCAAAACAAACGCTCGAACAAAAGGAGTGGGCGAAGGGACAGGCTCGCCATCTTGAGTTCTGGATGGGTAAAGGCAACTGGGAGAACTGGAATCTACTTGCACACATTGACCCACTCTGTGAGACGACACTCCTCGCACAGCACGTAGCAACACCAGTGGAACCTGCAATTGCAGCGCTCGCTGCGTGTCTGTTTCAGGATGTTGTGTCCCCGGCCGCAGCACAGCGAGCCGCAGCTGTCTGTGCTGTAGCTGGTTTTGTTGCAGATGCGTCCTTGTGTACCCGGAGAGTCTAAGGACGCATCACGCTCACAGAAATCAGGAGACTTCTCAAAGTACACCAGCTCCCTGGACATGGTTCGACGGCGGCCTCCGTTGAGTCCCCCTGTGCTCCCGCTGGCGCTGTTTCCTGTTCGAGGGTTGAAAACCCCATTGTTCTTGTTCTGAGAGTTGACAAAGATGGCTGACAGGAACTTTTCCTTGAGTAGAGAACCCACAACCCGGAACTCTGGAGACACATGCCAGCAGGTCTTGAACTGACAGCTGCCTGATGTGCCATGACACTTGCACTTCCTCTTCATGTTGTCAGTCACTATCTGTGTAGAGAAATGTAAACGATGTCACAAATTAGAAATGCAACCCTGAGTTTATATGCCAGTGAGTAGTGAGAATGCTATCGGAGCAACGTTAAGAACACAGTGGATAAGGACATTACTCACCTGTCGTCCCACCCGGTTGTTGTGTATCCTCATGCGAGCGTGGATGTCTCTTGGAGACCCGCGGGAGTCAAGCCAGTCCCTGGAAAAACGGTCCCCAAAACGGACGTCATGactgcagcccccccactcccaTGTCTCTTGCATGGAGCTAAGCTCATCTGGTAAAGGCTTGAGCGGGGCGGAGGGGTGGGTAGAGTGCAGGCTAGCGGGCAGG from Etheostoma spectabile isolate EspeVRDwgs_2016 chromosome 7, UIUC_Espe_1.0, whole genome shotgun sequence includes the following:
- the wnt10b gene encoding protein Wnt-10b isoform X1 → MAIVMLGGCYSGTAICRKGQLLGDDSPGPCLPPSCHPHTHTHWLGVLCNDILSLKVAGDPVLTPNSVCLRLAGLSKRQMRMCVRSPDVTASALQGIQVAIHECQHQLRDQRWNCSSLEGLGKLPHHNTILKRGFRESALSLAFLAAGVAHSVASACSMGKLRGCGCEAKRRQDDDKIRLKLTQLQLQTLQKGGVGLSMTRSLPSELNGHHGDLPASLHSTHPSAPLKPLPDELSSMQETWEWGGCSHDVRFGDRFSRDWLDSRGSPRDIHARMRIHNNRVGRQIVTDNMKRKCKCHGTSGSCQFKTCWHVSPEFRVVGSLLKEKFLSAIFVNSQNKNNGVFNPRTGNSASGSTGGLNGGRRRTMSRELVYFEKSPDFCERDASLDSPGTQGRICNKTSYSTDSCGSLCCGRGHNILKQTRSERCNCRFHWCCYVLCEECRLTEWVNVCK
- the wnt10b gene encoding protein Wnt-10b isoform X2; protein product: MELSNKLRWDQFLILAAALMSPALTVLCNDILSLKVAGDPVLTPNSVCLRLAGLSKRQMRMCVRSPDVTASALQGIQVAIHECQHQLRDQRWNCSSLEGLGKLPHHNTILKRGFRESALSLAFLAAGVAHSVASACSMGKLRGCGCEAKRRQDDDKIRLKLTQLQLQTLQKGGVGLSMTRSLPSELNGHHGDLPASLHSTHPSAPLKPLPDELSSMQETWEWGGCSHDVRFGDRFSRDWLDSRGSPRDIHARMRIHNNRVGRQIVTDNMKRKCKCHGTSGSCQFKTCWHVSPEFRVVGSLLKEKFLSAIFVNSQNKNNGVFNPRTGNSASGSTGGLNGGRRRTMSRELVYFEKSPDFCERDASLDSPGTQGRICNKTSYSTDSCGSLCCGRGHNILKQTRSERCNCRFHWCCYVLCEECRLTEWVNVCK